ACAAATACATATGATATGGTGTTTGTTATTTCTGAATGACAGATACTGAGGTGTTCCAGATGTACATGTGCTACAAAAGGTACTCGGGTTTCCTGATTTTTCTTGTATACAACTTGTTCTTTTTTCTGCATTGTTTCGtgtcaatatacaatgtatttagaaAATCAGATAGGCATATGACAAAGAAGGAGCTTTGTCAACAACgaaaatatcaaatagaatTTAGTCCTCTATTGACTGCTACGACCACGGCCTTGTGGTTTTTGTTGACAACTTGCCTCACTCATCAGGTTCACACATGCAGCTATCGGGTCAGTTCAAGTTCACCAGTGCGGGCAGAGTATCATTCGACTTTTTGTTGAACCGATAATAAGTACCCACTAATTTTTAACAAAGTTCACATTTTTCACATAATATACGAATTAAGATTGAAGTTTCATACGTTTTTGCATTACACATTATTATAGAAACATCAATTAAAGCAAAAAATGTTTTGGTAAGAAATATCTAAGATCCAAcagttttaataaataaaacaatttcccataaacatactgtagtataggtcacatttactgtgtCTTTGGATCACTGAAATACTAACTCAGTCAAGATATCATCATTCTTCATTTATTTAGATGAATAATCATGCACATAATTTTATTGTTTCTTAATGATATTAAGTTTGGCTAATTTGTTGATAATAATGTTGCTATATTGTAGATCAACAAAATTGAATACCAAGGTATGGGATGATTGAAACCCTGCCCTAACAGAAAATAAATTAGCTGAAGTGTAACAAATGATATTATTATCGACAATGAAAATCAACAGACTACTAAACACAGGCTATTTTTATTGTCAATAAATAAACGTTAATACCAGAGATCCCAGGTGGATCTCTGTGCCCACATCTGTACAATGTTTGCTAGATCTTTCTCCCCTTTCCTCTCACCTGTTCCAAACAGGTGATATTGACAAAATGTCACTGTACTTTTATCCttctgatcagtcccaaaattGAATATGTACAAGTTTACCTCCAGAGAAATAGTGAAAAAAACTTCAACAATTAAAATCAAAGGCATATGTTTTTTCATCTGATCAGTCACAAACAAATTATTAACAAGCCCTACTAAAGACAAAGGAAACATTGTACAGGAAGTATGACAGAAAGACATGAAGTACCATACTTTCTATTCAGTTGTGTCTCAtaaaatttaactttatttattttacaacaattgtgaatcACCGTTTacattaatcactcttgttggcccggatggaagcgtgcgaggggtcttactgtgggaggaatcCAGAGAAAACCCCACATTGTCAGCAGATCACCCCATACCTTTCGATATTGGATCTAGGTGAAAGTCGAGTGTAGTATGTTGGCAGGGACTGCACCACCCTAGTACATTTGTTACAATCCTTGTTAACAACCAGCAGTTGATACATAGCAGTCAGAGTCTATTTCTTACACAAGACATCAGCTATTCTACACATGCATAATAGAGACCCCACTCCAATTGTATGTAAGCTAAGAAACTGGTCTATTTAATAAACCCTCTGATtagctatatatacaatgtctgCGCTTTTCCATGTGATCTATTGACTGAAAGGAATCCCACAAGATATGATGAGatgaaaacaacataaaatcaACGACAGAGGACAATGTAGCACAgaacaaaaaagaaaaggaaaggcTAACAGAAGGTCAACATGTAAtaccaggtcactctccacAAGATTAAAGCCCCATATCCAACAGAGTACAATGTAATAACTAATGTAATATCATGGCAAGTGGACTTGTACAGGATGAACCACACACACTTTCATActgagttttttttatgtatgaatctctaaaaaatatatatattcagagCTAATATACCTGGTTCCTCACACAGAAATCACCTCTCATACCAGATTATTTACAACCGAGAATAGCACAGGATCACAGTTAATGTTTGGAATCTCCTATCATACGGCAAGACCAACCGAAAAGGCCTTAATGTCAACACCTAAAATGTACACAGATCTCTCAGGAAACAAATGATGTCGGTAGTCTTTCTTTATACATATAGGCAAGGGATTTTGCTGCCATCAATAATGATTCACGCCTACTGACACCAACGAGAGCATTCTGCCAATCTGCATGTCCAATGTGAGGTTGAGACTGTTCAATCACTTGACCAATGGTCACTTTGAGGCCCGACCAACGTTGAGGGTAGTCTGAGGGTGTGGCATCTTGTGCTTTCAGGATGTATTCTGCAGGGATTGGTGTTGGTTGAGAAAACATCTGCAGTTCTATGTGCTGGGAAGGATCCTGAAGAAGTAGACAGCTGATCTCATACCACCTGTAACATTGAAACAAAGACACCTTTCCATTTCAAATGGGTTACACACCAACCAATATACCAGTAACGTATTCCTTTATATTGATGTATTcatgttaaattttcatttacaATTATGTTAGGAaaatttagttttgtttttatcatataaTGCATGTTCCAGTGGCAATATTTTAGAGTAACTTTGTTGTAATATGAGATGGATATTACTTTATCATATGACAAAATTTGTTTAGAACTCCTACAGACTTCACAACCTCTTCCAAAATTTTCAATGCATAGCAACGGAACTCATGACCAAGTGTAAACCAGCATTATGCTTGTTGATCACTTTATGTGTAATGACATTATTTGACAGACAAATTTCAGCATTTTACTTATCTGTCGGACCAACTGACCAATCCCAACATCACACTTTATTCTGACAAATCATAATATCACATTTAACACTGACCTGTCAGGTAACATCTCTACAATAAACCCCTCCACAGACACTATGGGGTGACCTTCTGGCAGTGATCCTTTATGACGTATGTTCTGTATCCGTTCCTCCGCTCCTTTGAGACCAGCTGTAAAGCCTACAGGTTGGGCAGCCGTGTTAGCTTGACTTTCCTACAACATCAAAACAAACCGTTGAGGTTCCTGATTTTCAAAAAGCATGAAATGTTTTTACAAATCAAATGAGCTAGAAAGGAATGCCCTACAAATGAGTTTTGGGAATATTTAGGGatcacaataaaataatttaatgtatCTTGGGAATTTACCATTCCTAGGACTGTTGCACGCCCAAACACTGTCTGGAATGCCTCTCGTACTGCTCCAACTTTAGTTTCTTTTGTTGACGTAACCACTACTACAACATCTCCTCCAGATCCTACAAAACAAATCGCAGAAATTCTCTCTTTAGTTCGTCCTTCTATTAAATAACTTTTTAAGTATCAATCCCGTATATTTCTAGTCATCATGATTTAAATATAGCATATGGGTAATAAAATTGTGATTTGTTCCACTTTAAACCTTAATTGTTTATACAGATACATGGATAGACAGCAGTCTGGACATTTAAATGTTGTGTGATAAATAGATTATACGCAAATATATCATTACAGAAATTATTCAAACGGTACATCTACAGGTATGGGAGAAATAACACACCAGTagatatatttcacaaaattttcAATAAGATATAGCAATTAAACTTACGAATAACTTCTTTCATTCCTGGGTCTAGAGTGGTTATCATACTTTCCACAGAATTCTACAAATACAAGAGGTCAATGAGTTTTCATAACATATAAgctatgaaaaaaaatacaaaaagataTACAATGATTTGATGATATAATATGAGAATTAATCAATACTGTAGGTTTTTATAATTGCAATTAAACCCAGTAAACCACCCACTGATTGCGTGGAATCTCTAATTCGGTGCTCAactctctatatgtaaataAGTCACAGAATATATGTCATGCAAGCATTAGCAGACAGGCCATCAATGCCACACATCAAAAGCCCCAGTCGATCAGACGTACTGGTTGCTTCCGGGAAGGCAAAGAAAAGGAATGCTTAAAATCACAACATTAAATTCAATATGAGTCTGGTTAAACCTTGTAAACTGGCAGTGAATTTTCAGGgcatttttgatgaaaattgaCCCTGgacttcttggttattgagaagaagtcgtaaATGTAAATGGTTTATGGATGGATGACGGATGACAAGTGACTCTCGACAATGGACAAATGAGAATTGTAATAAGTCACCTGAGATTCTGACCTACAGCAAACCAGAACCCGTagtttttttattgataagtCAATGATGATAATGTGGGTTGatctttataaaataatacCTTAGTTTTCTCCATGACTTTTGATACTATTCTGTTTCCAGAGAACCAGCCAAACAGCCCAGTGCTGCCCCCTGGAATGTCGGATGGTGAGTCAGGGACCATCTCCGCAGGAATCTGTGTGCTTACTTCATATGGTGTTGCCACTGGAGCTGCCAGCATAGTTAATACTCAGTAAttatacaaaagacacacaagatatttaaagttttttacaatgtaaataccaaaatcaattaattttaaaCTATCAATTCTGTTGCTTTAGTAAATAACAAACTTTCAAGTCCAAGGGATAAGAGAGAATGTTGgttatgatatttattatcaaaatctATAAGATTTGGTGAACTTTTATTGTCATCACTACTTAAAtcagaaatgtatgtatatattgtatctttattGTTTGAATTAGTCCAGTATTcctcttttctcttttttttatttggtattttaattattcaatttacTGATCATTGCAACACAAAAtcctattttgtatttttttatgatttgaatGCTCTTCCTTCAATTATGTTAGCggtaaaatggtaaaacaatTGTTGGTGAAAATACCAGGTggatataatgtttttttttcaaagtttatcTTTCAAATTGAAATATCCATGTTGACCTCTCTAGGGGTTGGCAATTCACTTATTGATTCTATAACTGGTGGTGTTCACAGCCTGCTCTCTATTCCTCacataaaaaagatatattcaCACTTGCGATGAAAAAACTGTGAAATCAAATTGCTGTGTCACGTTAAGGTGTCGGAGCCCCGTTGTTTCTGTTCTGAGATGAGGCTAGAGTTATCACTGTCTTTGCCATGAAATAAAACTGACTACAGTGGACATCGGCCATGTTTTCTTATTATTCATTCTTAGGGTTGTCAGCAGTTAATTAACCTGTTactcagtatgatacatgtataacatgtataccGGTAATTTACATTCCCCAAGAGGAGCCTCAGGTTATCTGAAGCCAATTGATCAATAAAAGTGGAATAGTAATTAAGAAAGAGATCACTGGTTCTGACTAAAGTTCTCTGCTTAACTCTGTTATTTGTAAAAAGTACTTACTTACACAATATTTGAATGTTGGATGTAAGTAATTATATAGGACTTTCATATCAGTTATTACATTGGAATATtacagttattatatataaactttcTTGTTGGTTGTGTGTTATAATTTTTACCAGCTAGGACCTACTAGCCTATTGTTGGGCTAACCGATTGACTGGTTACTCGGTCGGAAAATTTTCTGACAAACCGGTCATTAAAAACCAATTGGTTTGACATCCTTATTCATCATATTTTTCATccccagatatatatatttttatttgatgtacATGCAGTACTTCTGACATTCACTCAAAAAACATGATGTGATTACACTGTGATCTTATGATTAGATAATTGGGTAGAGTCAAAGCACACAGATGAGTTGAATATTTTAGCTTTAACagatttaaaaaatcaataactgATACCTGTAACTATCTCAAAAACAACAGTTTTCTCCTTAATACCTGGAGCTGATACCTGTAACTATCTCAAAAACAACAGTTTTCTCCTTACCTGGAGCTGATACCTGTGTAACTGTGACAGGTGATGGACTGGATGTGGTTAACCTGgacaaaaaaaacaatcaatctACAACGATGTGAAAACAGTGGAGATATTTTAACATGGAATGGCAGGGTTAGATACTGAATTCTAGTACATTACAAGTTTGTTAGCAGTAAAGGATTTAACATAGCCTAATGAAGAGAAAAAGCTGCAGTTGCTTGATGTAGAAGGGTTTCACTCTAATATTGAGGAGAACCATTTTACCTAACACTGATCAACTACAgtgtaaaaatatcactttgCTATTAGGAAAAAATAATTAGATATCAAAAACAACCAGTTGATTagaaattcaatttcaataacATATTCTAAATCAATTTTACTGCAGTCACAtgaaaatttaattcaattttatgtatttcaatatgattttaatactgtcaaattattaatttttcatGTTGTTCCAACAATACTGACGTAACTGGAATTTTCTGAAGCAAAAAAGAACAACTTTTATTGACCCATGTCCATGCAGTTCTGTGGTTGGAATTAGGATGGATTCAATAGTCCGCATCACAGATTGCAAAGTAATTAgagtaacaagaggcccaaccggccttaacggtcatctgactacCTTGAGTGCATCATACTACTATAGCAAGTAATTAAAGGGGCATTTCTTGGTTCGAGATCAGAAAGATGcaacaagaggccaaatgggcCTGAATTGCTCAcatggctctacagcaactttgaagtatatctaggtcatttctgaaaatactttgctgattaccactttattcaaatatcatagtaggCTAGGATTATTCATGTCAATAGATTTTCTattccttcattccagcatactattgacCTAATATCACATAACAGTCTCTTGCtatcaaaaaataattgtttaaagatttaagcctacttgacccctgtgatctttaatgtaggtcaaggtcagtcatttgaacaaacttggtagctcttcacccAAGCATTGCTACAGGTTCAATATCAAGcccctgagcctcttggttattgagatgaagttgtttgaagaatttaacctatttgaccaatgttaccttgaatgaagctcaaggtcat
The sequence above is drawn from the Pecten maximus chromosome 9, xPecMax1.1, whole genome shotgun sequence genome and encodes:
- the LOC117334810 gene encoding protein PRRC1-A-like isoform X1 → MMMEESSDESAEIITKEEAELASRMQEDTQTLDELVSKPDPSIQSPGGASFGVSPPAPLPAFMNVSSNDSSQTPSTGIQSIASGVPQQLTTSSPSPVTVTQVSAPAPVATPYEVSTQIPAEMVPDSPSDIPGGSTGLFGWFSGNRIVSKVMEKTKNSVESMITTLDPGMKEVIRSGGDVVVVVTSTKETKVGAVREAFQTVFGRATVLGMESQANTAAQPVGFTAGLKGAEERIQNIRHKGSLPEGHPIVSVEGFIVEMLPDRWYEISCLLLQDPSQHIELQMFSQPTPIPAEYILKAQDATPSDYPQRWSGLKVTIGQVIEQSQPHIGHADWQNALVGVSRRESLLMAAKSLAYMYKERLPTSFVS
- the LOC117334810 gene encoding protein PRRC1-like isoform X2, yielding MSQVRGHRNEVNGFGLQTGIQSIASGVPQQLTTSSPSPVTVTQVSAPAPVATPYEVSTQIPAEMVPDSPSDIPGGSTGLFGWFSGNRIVSKVMEKTKNSVESMITTLDPGMKEVIRSGGDVVVVVTSTKETKVGAVREAFQTVFGRATVLGMESQANTAAQPVGFTAGLKGAEERIQNIRHKGSLPEGHPIVSVEGFIVEMLPDRWYEISCLLLQDPSQHIELQMFSQPTPIPAEYILKAQDATPSDYPQRWSGLKVTIGQVIEQSQPHIGHADWQNALVGVSRRESLLMAAKSLAYMYKERLPTSFVS